A single genomic interval of Romboutsia ilealis harbors:
- a CDS encoding sensor histidine kinase codes for MKENKKLKFAFLITAMISLSLIVALIPAFNFIINNSRGVMTSYMHEDKKLIEDDFYKSKAFDEALIRPLLYWTSTSIMDENDNRNYEFKEHYEKAKDSAKKQLSYIKNMKYIAINKDTNEVYSNTNYKSIEDFKKNIKGECDVDLSSNNDVISYTKQIKDEIFKKVNVNKELRDVLTYNLYDFEVCISINQNFENYGYYDKVSEIKNDFDNEVIYFKIIIVSAIISLILFIISIVIYKKMKCEVLDRNSFYLKLYKIIPLEIYFLLDICLLCILLETIETGYYGYYYGSLEHLAYTFIWIFGLLAIAYILRKEIKSFDKPIEILKTSLIVRLLILGKKQLKDINKVTKSIPLAKRVIILAALSVGVGTIGWFIGFLFGSTLLLFLFGPILSLTIVVLYVYYLIKKLSYLSYIMEGTERIKGGDIHYKLDIIGDDNFSNLAENINNIGEGLDKAIYNQLKSERLKSELITNVSHDLKTPLTSIINYIELIKKEEDIKPEHIKDYVNVLDSKSKRLKVLIEDLFEASKASSGNLELNMEKIDITQLLRQAIGEMEEKLSNANLDLKLRVPEEKTYIMADGKKLYRVLENLLSNISKYSLNNTRVYIDIIEEDDKVKLTMKNISSYELNFDPEEIMERFKRSDESRNTEGSGLGLAIARDLVNAQGGRFEIDIDGDLFKSVVEFNLID; via the coding sequence ATGAAAGAAAATAAAAAGTTAAAATTTGCTTTTTTAATCACAGCAATGATATCTTTGTCATTAATAGTAGCACTGATACCTGCTTTTAACTTTATTATAAATAATAGTAGAGGTGTTATGACAAGTTATATGCATGAGGATAAAAAGCTTATAGAAGATGATTTTTACAAGAGTAAAGCTTTCGATGAAGCTTTAATTAGACCATTATTATATTGGACAAGTACATCTATAATGGATGAAAATGATAATAGAAATTATGAATTTAAAGAGCATTATGAGAAAGCAAAAGATTCTGCCAAAAAACAATTATCATATATAAAAAATATGAAATATATAGCTATAAATAAAGATACTAATGAGGTTTATTCTAATACTAATTATAAAAGTATAGAAGACTTTAAGAAAAATATAAAAGGTGAATGTGATGTAGACTTATCATCTAATAATGATGTTATTAGCTATACCAAGCAAATCAAAGATGAGATATTTAAAAAGGTAAATGTAAATAAAGAATTAAGAGATGTTTTAACTTACAATTTATATGATTTTGAAGTATGTATATCAATTAATCAAAACTTTGAAAATTATGGTTATTACGATAAGGTTTCAGAGATAAAAAATGATTTTGATAATGAAGTAATTTATTTTAAAATTATAATAGTATCAGCTATAATATCTTTAATATTATTTATAATTTCAATAGTAATATACAAAAAAATGAAATGTGAAGTTTTGGATAGAAATAGTTTTTACTTAAAACTTTATAAAATAATACCTTTAGAGATTTATTTTTTACTAGATATATGTTTACTATGTATTTTACTTGAAACTATAGAAACTGGATATTATGGTTATTATTATGGTTCACTAGAACATTTAGCATATACTTTTATATGGATATTTGGTTTACTTGCAATAGCTTATATATTAAGAAAAGAAATAAAAAGCTTTGATAAACCTATAGAAATATTAAAAACTAGTTTAATAGTTAGATTATTAATATTAGGAAAGAAACAACTTAAGGATATTAATAAAGTAACAAAATCAATTCCACTAGCTAAAAGAGTTATAATATTAGCAGCATTAAGTGTAGGAGTAGGAACAATTGGTTGGTTTATAGGATTTTTATTTGGAAGTACTTTATTGTTATTTTTATTTGGACCAATACTTAGTTTAACTATTGTTGTACTATATGTTTATTACTTAATTAAAAAGCTATCGTACTTAAGTTATATAATGGAAGGAACTGAGCGTATAAAAGGTGGGGACATACATTATAAACTAGATATTATAGGTGATGATAATTTTAGCAACTTAGCAGAAAATATAAATAATATAGGAGAAGGTCTTGATAAGGCAATATATAATCAGTTAAAAAGTGAAAGATTAAAATCAGAACTTATAACTAATGTAAGCCATGATTTAAAAACACCTTTAACTTCTATAATTAACTATATAGAATTAATAAAAAAAGAAGAGGATATAAAACCTGAACATATTAAAGATTATGTAAATGTATTAGATTCAAAGTCTAAAAGATTAAAGGTATTAATAGAAGATTTATTTGAAGCTAGTAAGGCAAGTAGTGGTAACTTAGAGCTTAATATGGAAAAAATAGATATAACTCAACTTTTAAGACAAGCTATAGGTGAGATGGAAGAAAAGTTATCAAATGCTAATTTAGATTTAAAGCTAAGAGTACCAGAAGAAAAGACTTATATAATGGCAGATGGAAAAAAATTATATAGAGTTCTTGAAAACTTATTAAGTAATATATCAAAATACTCACTTAACAATACTAGAGTATATATTGATATAATTGAAGAGGATGATAAAGTAAAACTGACAATGAAAAATATATCATCTTATGAATTAAATTTTGACCCTGAAGAAATAATGGAAAGATTTAAAAGATCCGATGAGTCTAGAAATACTGAAGGTAGTGGGTTAGGTCTTGCTATTGCAAGAGACTTAGTAAATGCCCAAGGTGGTAGATTTGAGATAGATATAGATGGAGATTTATTTAAGTCAGTTGTAGAATTTAATTTAATAGATTAA